Proteins co-encoded in one Arachis stenosperma cultivar V10309 chromosome 7, arast.V10309.gnm1.PFL2, whole genome shotgun sequence genomic window:
- the LOC130939575 gene encoding uncharacterized protein LOC130939575: MGATPFHRSILEVQLPKHFDKPKDMRYDGTQDPLEHLTAFEARMNLEGVGDEVRCRAFPVTLAGPAIRWFNGLPQGSIYGFSDISRAFLAQFTTRIAKAKHPINLLGITQRQGEPTRKYLDRFNDECLEIDGLTDSVVSLCLTNGLLNEDFRKHLTTKPVWTMHEIQTVAKEYINDEEVSQVVAANKRHSGYNQPR, translated from the coding sequence ATGGGCGCCACCCCGTTCCATCGATCCATCCTCGAAGTCCAGTTGCCGAAGCACTTCGACAAACCAAAGGACATGAGGTACGATGGAACCCAAGACCCTCTGGAACACCTCACAGCCTTCGAAGCTAGGATGAATCTGGAGGGAGTAGGGGACGAGGTGAGATGCCGAGCCTTCCCGGTGACCCTAGCAGGACCCGCGATCagatggtttaacggcctcccgCAGGGGTCCATCTATGGGTTTTCGGACATCAGCCGCGCCTTCCTAGCCCAATTCACAACACGAATAGCAAAGGCAAAGCACCCGATCAACCTTCTGGGGATAACCCAGAGACAAGGAGAGCCgaccagaaaatacctggaccggttcaacgacgaatgcctGGAAATTGACGGCCTAACCGATTCAGTGGTCAGCCTTTGTCTGacgaacggcctcctcaacgagGACTTTCGAAAGCACCTTACCACGAAACCAGTTTGGACGATGCACGAGATCCAAACGGTAGCCAAGGAGTACATAAATGACGAAGAAGTCAGCCAAGTTGTTGCTGCCAATAAACGGCACTCCGGCTACAACCAACCTAGGTAA